One region of Pseudomonas sp. ABC1 genomic DNA includes:
- a CDS encoding DUF1304 domain-containing protein: MIANSLIVLVIIIHAYIVVLEMFLWQKPSGRRTFGLSQEFAHQSATLAANQGLYNGFLAAGLIYGLLKGNDGNEFTLFFLSCVLLAGIFGGLTASRKILLIQALPAAAALLCLFFGL; the protein is encoded by the coding sequence ATGATTGCCAATAGCCTGATCGTCCTCGTGATCATCATCCATGCCTATATCGTCGTGCTGGAGATGTTCCTGTGGCAGAAGCCCAGCGGAAGACGCACCTTCGGCCTGAGCCAGGAATTCGCCCATCAGTCTGCGACACTGGCAGCCAACCAGGGGCTGTATAACGGCTTCCTGGCTGCGGGCCTGATCTATGGCCTGCTCAAGGGAAACGATGGCAATGAGTTCACGCTGTTTTTCCTTTCCTGCGTTCTGCTGGCCGGCATCTTTGGCGGCCTGACTGCCAGCCGCAAGATCCTCCTGATCCAGGCACTGCCCGCAGCCGCTGCGCTGCTCTGCCTGTTCTTCGGCCTCTGA
- a CDS encoding DUF748 domain-containing protein produces the protein MPKGMKRTLTALATFIVFYALLGFLIVPGVGQRIANQQLALYSNVPAQLERLEFNPFTLDLTLFNLRLGQVGDEQVAFQRLRANLNWSSLWQRRLHLSALELDNPRVQVVFDKDGGLNLVQMLNLPESTDETPPPEEKGIFPVVIDELRLNAGSLRFNDQRPGEGVDLNYQPLDIVLHDLSTLPERNGQASLTAMDANGGQIEWQGQLSISPLASSGQLKISQLALQPFWPYVRNAVPLDLKQGVAQLSTAYSFSLAEELDLKLSDIAIALAPLAIDTDAGRPLLRLESIELGDSSLDLAKRQLVIGTLRSSKLETWAAREANGQLDWQTLLKTPDTPAKEPEPTQAPEAEPGPAWQVLLHDAQLRGYQIHLADRQPARKVDLLVGPLDLDLQAFDSQGTSPFKLALDTGIGKQGKLKAKGQVQLQPMSGAFSVTSKDIDLRIAQAYLEPFIRLELRSGLLDSALDIDLQNIEPLAFKISGNADIRQLHTLDTLKDRDFVKWQRLQLEGLDYRHEDLLSIGSIKLTQPYARFVVNEDLTTNINELLIDTPSSAPKQPAATTSSKPLGIHIGEVSLADGSANFADFSLPQPFATAIQQLNGRIGTIDNRQAKAATISIDGKVDRYAPVSIKGSLTPFDPLQSLDIATRFKQVELTTLTPYSGKFAGYRIRKGRLNLDLHYRIQGRQLSAENKVVLEQLQLGEKVDSPNAVDLPIKLAVALLKDTKGTISLELPLRGNLDDPQFSVMPIVWQTLRNLVLRAAQAPFKFIGGLVAGDHGDLSQVLFTPGSSELDSTAKQSLDTLAKGLQQRPALRLEVEGMSAASSDGPLIAEERLEREYRSILYKMQQRRGDAVPASADTLRVEDSDRGALLEGIYRTRLKQQPPAEWRELSRDERTAKMKQAVIDSWSDNTALLRRLSQERSASIKAYLVDQAGLQDERVYLLDSGLTDAQENGKVATALHLGSE, from the coding sequence ATGCCAAAAGGAATGAAACGAACCCTCACGGCCCTGGCGACTTTCATTGTCTTCTATGCCCTGCTGGGGTTCCTGATCGTGCCCGGGGTCGGGCAGCGCATCGCCAACCAGCAACTGGCCCTCTACAGCAACGTCCCGGCGCAACTCGAACGCCTGGAGTTCAACCCGTTCACGCTTGACCTCACCCTCTTCAACCTGCGCCTGGGCCAGGTCGGCGATGAGCAGGTGGCCTTCCAGCGCCTGCGGGCCAACCTGAACTGGAGCAGCCTCTGGCAGCGGCGCCTGCACTTGAGTGCACTGGAGCTGGACAATCCACGTGTGCAGGTCGTATTCGACAAGGACGGCGGGCTCAACCTGGTACAGATGCTGAATCTGCCCGAGAGCACCGATGAAACGCCTCCGCCCGAGGAGAAAGGCATCTTCCCGGTCGTCATCGACGAACTGCGCCTGAATGCCGGCAGCCTGCGTTTCAACGACCAGCGACCGGGAGAAGGCGTCGACCTGAACTACCAGCCGCTGGACATCGTCCTGCATGACTTGAGTACCCTGCCCGAACGCAATGGCCAGGCCAGCCTCACGGCCATGGACGCGAATGGCGGGCAGATCGAATGGCAGGGGCAACTGAGCATTTCCCCACTGGCTTCCAGCGGGCAACTGAAGATCAGCCAACTGGCGCTGCAGCCGTTCTGGCCTTATGTCCGCAATGCCGTGCCACTCGACCTGAAGCAAGGCGTGGCGCAACTCAGCACCGCATACAGCTTCTCCCTCGCCGAAGAGCTCGACCTGAAGCTGAGCGATATTGCCATCGCCCTTGCGCCCCTGGCCATCGACACGGATGCCGGGCGCCCATTGCTGCGCCTGGAAAGCATCGAACTGGGCGATAGCAGCCTCGACCTGGCCAAGCGCCAGTTGGTCATCGGAACCCTGCGCAGCAGCAAACTGGAAACCTGGGCGGCCCGTGAAGCCAATGGGCAACTGGACTGGCAGACGCTGCTGAAAACACCGGACACGCCGGCGAAGGAACCAGAGCCGACACAAGCCCCCGAAGCAGAACCTGGCCCCGCCTGGCAGGTCCTGCTGCATGACGCCCAGTTGCGCGGCTACCAGATTCACCTGGCAGACCGGCAACCCGCGCGGAAGGTCGATCTGCTGGTCGGCCCCCTCGATCTCGACCTGCAAGCCTTCGACAGCCAGGGAACCTCGCCTTTCAAACTGGCACTCGATACCGGCATCGGCAAACAGGGCAAGCTGAAGGCGAAGGGCCAGGTGCAATTGCAGCCCATGAGCGGAGCCTTCTCGGTCACCAGCAAGGACATCGACCTGCGCATCGCACAGGCCTATCTGGAGCCCTTCATTCGCCTGGAGCTGCGCAGCGGCCTGCTGGACAGCGCACTGGACATCGACCTGCAGAACATCGAGCCGCTGGCATTCAAGATCAGCGGTAACGCTGATATCCGGCAATTGCATACGCTGGACACCTTGAAGGACCGCGACTTCGTCAAATGGCAGCGCCTGCAGCTCGAAGGACTCGACTACCGCCACGAGGACCTGCTGAGCATCGGCAGCATCAAGCTCACCCAGCCTTATGCCCGTTTCGTGGTCAACGAAGACCTCACCACCAACATCAACGAACTGCTGATCGACACGCCCTCATCCGCCCCCAAGCAACCGGCCGCGACCACGTCCAGCAAGCCTCTGGGCATCCATATCGGCGAAGTGTCACTGGCCGACGGCTCGGCCAATTTCGCCGATTTCAGCCTGCCCCAGCCATTCGCGACCGCCATACAACAGCTCAACGGCCGCATCGGCACCATCGACAACCGCCAGGCCAAGGCCGCCACGATCTCCATCGATGGCAAGGTCGACCGCTATGCGCCGGTCAGCATCAAGGGCAGCCTGACGCCCTTCGATCCACTGCAAAGCCTCGACATCGCCACACGCTTCAAACAGGTCGAACTGACCACGCTGACGCCCTACTCGGGCAAGTTCGCCGGCTACCGCATCCGCAAGGGCCGTCTCAACCTCGACCTGCACTACCGGATACAAGGCCGGCAATTGAGTGCGGAAAACAAAGTGGTACTGGAACAGCTGCAACTCGGGGAAAAGGTCGACAGCCCCAACGCCGTGGACCTGCCCATCAAACTCGCAGTGGCACTGCTCAAGGACACCAAGGGCACCATCTCGCTGGAGCTTCCGCTGCGCGGCAACCTCGATGACCCGCAGTTCAGCGTCATGCCGATCGTCTGGCAGACCTTGCGCAACCTCGTACTGCGCGCGGCGCAGGCGCCCTTCAAGTTCATCGGTGGGCTGGTCGCGGGCGACCATGGCGATCTCAGCCAGGTCCTGTTCACCCCCGGCAGCAGCGAGCTGGACAGCACGGCCAAGCAATCCCTGGATACCCTGGCCAAGGGCCTGCAACAGCGCCCCGCCCTGCGCCTGGAAGTCGAAGGCATGAGCGCGGCCAGCAGCGATGGTCCATTGATCGCGGAGGAGCGCCTGGAGCGCGAATACCGCAGCATTCTCTACAAGATGCAGCAACGCCGTGGCGACGCCGTACCGGCCAGCGCGGATACGTTGCGTGTGGAAGACAGCGACAGGGGCGCACTGCTGGAAGGCATCTATCGCACACGCTTGAAACAGCAGCCCCCAGCCGAATGGCGCGAACTCTCCCGGGACGAACGCACAGCCAAGATGAAACAGGCCGTCATCGACTCATGGAGCGACAACACCGCCCTGCTGCGCCGTTTGAGCCAGGAACGCTCAGCCAGCATCAAGGCGTATCTGGTCGACCAGGCCGGCTTGCAGGACGAGCGTGTCTACCTGCTGGACAGCGGCCTTACCGATGCGCAGGAGAACGGCAAGGTCGCCACGGCACTGCACCTCGGCAGTGAATGA
- the pgi gene encoding glucose-6-phosphate isomerase, giving the protein MSHYLHPIDVTSLPSWQALQEHRLLMQDFNMREAFKADPQRFECFSTENSGLFLDYSKNLITATTRELLVNLAREAGVEQAAHAMFNGEQVNASERRPALHTALRRPMGDSLIVDGRNLMRDVHGALAQMTDIVGRIHNNLWRGYSDKPITDVVNIGIGGSFLGPQLVSEALLPFTQQSGVRCHYLANIDGSEFREVMANLNAETTLFIVSSKSFGTLETLKNAQAARNWYLSRGGSEEKLYRHFIAVTSNIQAAIEFGIRERNIFPMWDWVGGRYSLWSAIGLPIALAIGMSNFKDLLSGAYGMDQHFLNEPFESNMPVLLAMLGIWYHNFWGAQSYAFLPYDHYLRNFVKHLQQMDMESNGKNVRQDGSPVATSTGPVIWGGVGCNGQHAYHQLLHQGTPLIPADFIVPVVSHNPVADHHAWLYANCLSQSQALMLGKTLEQAQAELRDKGLPEQDVQRLAPHKVIPGNRPSNTLVMESLSPGRLGALIALYEHKVFVQSVIWGTNAFDQWGVELGKDLGKSVYQRLTSYDSDTAEDASTQGLVDYFRGRHRG; this is encoded by the coding sequence ATGAGCCACTACCTGCACCCCATCGACGTCACCAGTCTCCCATCCTGGCAAGCACTCCAGGAGCATCGCCTGCTCATGCAGGACTTCAACATGCGCGAAGCCTTCAAGGCTGATCCGCAGCGCTTCGAGTGCTTCTCGACGGAGAACAGCGGCCTGTTCCTCGACTACTCGAAGAACCTCATCACCGCCACCACACGTGAACTGCTGGTCAACCTCGCGCGCGAGGCGGGCGTGGAGCAGGCGGCGCACGCGATGTTCAATGGCGAGCAGGTCAATGCCTCCGAACGTCGCCCCGCGCTGCACACGGCCCTGCGCCGGCCGATGGGTGACAGCCTGATCGTCGACGGGCGCAACCTCATGCGCGACGTGCATGGCGCCCTGGCACAGATGACCGATATCGTCGGGCGCATCCATAACAACCTCTGGCGTGGCTACAGCGACAAACCGATCACCGATGTCGTCAACATCGGCATCGGCGGTTCCTTCCTCGGGCCACAACTGGTCTCCGAGGCCCTGCTGCCCTTTACCCAGCAGTCCGGCGTCCGCTGCCATTACCTGGCCAATATCGACGGCAGCGAATTCCGCGAGGTGATGGCCAACCTGAACGCGGAAACCACGCTGTTCATCGTCTCCAGCAAGTCCTTCGGCACCCTGGAAACCCTCAAGAACGCCCAGGCCGCACGGAACTGGTACCTGTCGCGCGGCGGCAGCGAGGAAAAGCTCTATCGTCACTTCATCGCGGTAACCAGCAATATCCAGGCGGCCATCGAGTTCGGCATCCGCGAGCGGAACATCTTCCCGATGTGGGACTGGGTTGGCGGGCGTTACTCGCTGTGGTCGGCCATCGGCCTGCCCATCGCCCTGGCCATCGGCATGTCCAACTTCAAGGACCTGCTCTCGGGCGCCTATGGCATGGACCAGCACTTTCTCAACGAGCCCTTCGAAAGCAACATGCCAGTGCTGCTGGCGATGCTCGGCATCTGGTACCACAACTTCTGGGGCGCCCAGAGCTATGCGTTCCTGCCGTATGACCATTACCTGAGAAACTTCGTCAAGCACCTGCAGCAGATGGACATGGAGTCCAACGGCAAGAACGTCCGCCAGGATGGCAGCCCGGTCGCGACGAGCACCGGCCCGGTGATCTGGGGGGGTGTTGGCTGCAATGGCCAGCACGCCTACCACCAGTTGCTGCACCAGGGCACGCCGCTGATTCCGGCGGACTTCATCGTCCCGGTGGTCAGCCACAACCCGGTCGCCGATCACCATGCCTGGCTGTATGCCAACTGCCTGTCGCAAAGCCAGGCGCTGATGCTCGGCAAGACCCTCGAGCAAGCGCAAGCCGAACTGCGCGACAAGGGCCTGCCCGAGCAGGATGTGCAGCGCCTGGCACCGCACAAGGTGATTCCCGGCAACCGCCCGAGTAACACCCTGGTCATGGAAAGCCTCAGCCCAGGCAGGCTCGGCGCCCTGATCGCGCTCTACGAGCACAAGGTCTTCGTGCAGAGCGTGATCTGGGGCACCAACGCCTTCGACCAATGGGGTGTAGAACTGGGCAAGGACCTGGGCAAAAGCGTCTATCAACGGCTGACCAGCTACGACAGCGACACGGCGGAAGACGCCTCGACCCAGGGTCTGGTCGATTACTTCCGTGGCCGTCATCGCGGCTGA
- the panD gene encoding aspartate 1-decarboxylase, protein MHAIMLKAKLHRALVTHSVLDYEGSCAIDGDWLDLAGIREYEQIQLYNVDNGERFTTYAIRGEPGSRIISVNGAAAHKADKGHRLIICAYAHYSEAELASFKPHVLYMGADGELSHTSNAIPVQVA, encoded by the coding sequence ATGCATGCCATCATGCTCAAGGCAAAACTGCACCGCGCCCTGGTCACACACTCGGTACTCGACTACGAAGGCTCCTGCGCCATCGACGGCGACTGGCTGGACTTGGCCGGCATCCGTGAATACGAGCAGATCCAGCTCTACAACGTCGACAACGGCGAGCGCTTCACCACCTACGCCATTCGCGGCGAACCAGGCTCGCGCATCATCTCGGTCAACGGCGCAGCGGCACACAAGGCCGACAAGGGCCATCGCCTGATCATCTGCGCCTATGCGCACTACAGCGAAGCCGAACTGGCCAGCTTCAAACCCCATGTCCTTTATATGGGTGCCGATGGCGAGCTGAGCCATACCAGCAACGCCATCCCGGTTCAGGTGGCCTGA